In the Panulirus ornatus isolate Po-2019 chromosome 57, ASM3632096v1, whole genome shotgun sequence genome, one interval contains:
- the LOC139766079 gene encoding uncharacterized protein, whose translation MKTHENFKSFVPGVTDAESIDETVGYALCYQYMFERKTSPWEMARWEDGELQQFRIEVQDVDRLYYINHFDDGVSGSSFAMLVRVVYKGAELFVELNANCDYTGFDCQGGGEIFLTLNANLFSKVLICNEYDMELLYEALARDGYHIEGQNEYDRSPVSAWHKPPMLKFLCHLAIKDNQDRLHHYKQILPKLLVDSVDEFIHIREAISDYDDWC comes from the coding sequence ATGAAGACTCACGAGAATTTCAAGTCCTTCGTACCGGGAGTGACCGATGCGGAAAGCATAGATGAAACCGTTGGCTATGCCCTTTGCTACCAGTACATGTTCGAGAGGAAGACCTCGCCTTGGGAGATGGCTCGTTGGGAAGACGGGGAACTGCAACAGTTCCGGATCGAGGTACAGGACGTCGACCGCCTCTACTACATCAATCACTTCGACGATGGTGTTTCTGGCAGCTCGTTCGCCATGCTGGTGCGCGTCGTCTACAAGGGCGCGGAACTTTTTGTGGAACTGAATGCCAACTGTGATTATACGGGCTTCGACTGCCAAGGTGGGGGTGAAATATTCTTAACCCTAAACGCAAACCTGTTCAGCAAGGTCCTCATATGCAACGAGTACGACATGGAGCTTCTGTACGAAGCTTTGGCTAGAGACGGCTACCATATCGAGGGTCAAAATGAATACGACAGGTCGCCAGTGTCAGCTTGGCATAAGCCACCAATGTTGAAGTTCCTCTGTCACCTGGCCATCAAGGACAACCAAGACCGCCTCCATCACTACAAGCAGATCTTGCCCAAACTCCTTGTGGACAGCGTTGACGAGTTCATCCATATAAGAGAAGCCATTAGTGATTATGATGACTGGTGTTAA